One Chionomys nivalis chromosome 4, mChiNiv1.1, whole genome shotgun sequence genomic region harbors:
- the LOC130873745 gene encoding c-Myc-binding protein-like: protein MAHYKAADSKREQFRRYLEKSGVLDTLTKVLVALYEEPEKPTSALDFLKHHLGAATPESPEIELLRLEFAEMKEKYEATVEENKKLKAKLAQYEPPQEEKRAE from the coding sequence ATGGCCCATTACAAAGCCGCCGACTCGAAGCGCGAGCAGTTCCGGAGGTACTTGGAGAAGTCGGGGGTGCTGGACACGCTGACGAAAGTGTTGGTAGCCTTATATGAAGAGCCAGAGAAGCCCACCAGTGCTCTGGATTTTTTAAAGCATCACTTAGGAGCTGCTACCCCAGAAAGCCCAGAAATAGAGCTGCTTCGCCTAGAATTcgcagaaatgaaagagaaatatgaagctactgtagaagaaaataaaaaactgaaagcaaaGCTTGCTCAGTATGAGCCACCTCAGGAGGAGAAGCGTGCTGAATAG